Genomic window (Thomasclavelia spiroformis DSM 1552):
GTTTGTTAATTATATGTCAGGATTGTTATTAGGATTAATTGCGGTTGATCAATATCTTGAAACTAGAAAAAATAAATTATTAATTGGCTCGATTGTTTGGATCATTATTAATAGTTATTTTTTTAGTGTCACGGCAATATTTGTAATTTTTAGTTATTATTGTTTTGAAGTTATAAATAAAGATGGTTTTGAAATCAAAGAGATATTACAAATTCTTAAACCAATTATAATCGCAATATTAATATGTAGTGTTTTATTGTTACCAACTGCATATGTAATGTTAGAAAATCATCAAACTAAAGCTGAAACAATAAATTTGATTAATTTATTTATTCCAGACTTTAATTTAAATTCTTTATTATATGATCCTTATGGATGTGGTTTAAGTTATTTAAGTTTGATTGGACTTATTTTAGGTTTAACGCTTAAAAAAACAAGAAAATTAACTATTTTTATATTATTAATTTTATTTATCCCAATCTTTAAATTTTGTTTAAATGGTTTTTTATATCCACGAAATAAAATACTTATGCCATTTATTCCAATAATTATTTATGTCGTAGTGAATACATTAAATGAATATAAACAAACAAATAAAAAGATAAATATTGCTTTATTAATGTTATTCATTTTACCAGTTGTTATTGTAATAAATAAACCATTAATAGCATTAGATATTGCTATTTGTTTAATTGGAATTATCATCTATTTAAAATTAGATCACCAAGCATTACTTATATTGACAGTTATGCCATTATTAGTATGTTATGCAACTAATCAACAAGAAAGTTATGTTACTAAAAAGACATATAATCAGGTAAATAAATTAAGTAATGTTAAAGTTGAAAACAACTATCGCTATGATTCTTTTAAACAATCATTAAATACAGTAAATCAAGGAAATAATACTTATCGAACTTCAATTTATAGTTCAATAAATAATAACTTATATAATCATTTTTACTACGATGTAATTAAAAATCCTATTAGTATAAGAAATAGAGTAGCATGTATTTCAAATTCAAATATCTTTTTTCAAGGATTATTAGGAGTAAAAACGGTCTATAGTGAAGATGTTGTACCAATTGGTTATAGACAAATAGAAACAAATTTATATGAAAATAATAATGTTTTACCATTAGTTTATGCAACTAGTAATAGTTATGATAATAAACAATTCAATGAATTACAATTTCCTGATACATTAGATACTATTTATAATAATGTAATAGTAGAAAATGGACATAAAGATTATCAAAGTAAAATAAAAAATATTGATTTAAATACGTCAATTAATTATCAAAGTAATAATTTAAAGATAACTAAAATAGATAATGGTTATCAAATTGATACTAAAAATAATAGTAAATTAGAATTGAATTTAAATACGATCTTAGAAAATAAAATTTTAATTATAGAATTTGATATTAAAGATGTTAAATACATAGAAAAACTTGATACAACAATAAAAATAAATGGCATAAAAAATAAATTATCTAGTATAAATGCAGCTTATCCAAACAATAATACGCATTTTACATATATTATTAGTCAAAATGAACCCTTAGATAAATTACAATTAGAGTTTAGTCAGGGTCATTATAATTTGAAAAATATAAAAACGTATATTTTAGATTATGATGTAATTAAAAATCGTCACAATAATGTAGATGCTTTAAAAGGTGTTTATAATCAAGATGGATTTGTTGCTCGGGGTGAAATTGATGTAAGTAAAGATGGTTATTTAGTTACATCGTTTCCATATCAAAAAGGATTTAGTGTTTTAATTGATGGAAAAGAGGTTGAAAGTGAGTGTGTTAATACAGCTTTTTTAGGAACTAAAATTTCTAAAGGTAAACATGATGTAGAAATTGTTTTTAATGCACCAATGAAAAATATTGGGTTATGTTTAAGTTTTGGTGGTTTAGTTTTATTTGTAGTACAAGGGAGAAAAAAAGATGAAGAAAGATTTAAAAGAGTTGATTAGTTATATTATTGTTGGTGGATGTACAACGTTAGTCAATTTTATTATTTATTGGCTATTAATTAAATTAGTTCATCAAGGATGGTTAGTTGCAAATGTAATATCATGGATAGGTGCTGTGATTTTTGCTTTTTTTGCTAATCGACAATATGTTTTTAAAAGTGAAAATGATGCAAGTAAAGAAGCTTATCAATTTTTTATGCTTAGATTAGCTACTTTAGTAGTTGAAAGTACATTATTGTTTATATTTATTCAATTGTTTAGTTTAGATGAAATGATCTCAAAGATATTTGTCAGTATTGTTACTGTGGTTTCTAATTATGTGTTTTGTAAATTTAGAATTTTTGTTAAAGGAGAAGAGTATGGACAAAATTAGTGTGATTGTACCATGTTACAATGAAGAAGAAGTATTGCCATTGTTTCATCGAGAAGTAACAAAGGAATTGAATAAAATAAATAATATTGATTACGAAATTTTATTTATTGATGATGGAAGTCACGATCAAACAATTGAAATATTAAGAGAGCTTTGTGTTAAAGATAATCATTGTAACTACTATTCATTTTCAAGAAACTTTGGTAAAGAAGCTGCCATGTTTGCAGGATTAGAAAAATCAACAGGTGATTATTGTGTGATTATGGATGCAGATTTACAACATCCACCAAAATTATTAGCCCCAATGTATCATGCTGTAAGTCAAGAGGGATATGATTGTTGTGCGGGCAAAAGAATGGATCGTAGCGGTGAAGGAAAAATAAGAAATTTTTTAAGTAAATCTTTTTATAAAGTGATTCAGTGTTTTTCTAAATTTGATATGAGTGATGGTGCTGGAGATTTTAGAATGATGAGTCGTTTGATGGTTAATTCGATTTTAGAAATTAGAGAATATAATCGATATATGAAAGGATTATTTTCATATGTTGGTTTTGATACAAAATGGATCCCATTTAATAATGTAGAAAGAGTAGCCGGAAGTACAAAATGGAATTTTAAAAGTTTATTTTCATATGCATTAGAAGGAATCTTCTCTTTTTCAACAGCACCATTAAAGTTAGCAGGAATTGTAGGAATAATTTTGTTTATTGGATCGATTTTATTATCTTTATATACAGCTATTTCAACTTTATTATATGGAAATGATGTTAGTGGTTATACTACAATTGTTTGTCTTATTTTATTTTTAAGTGGTACTCAAATGTTATTTATTGCTATTTTAGGTGAATATATTTCTAAGGATTATATGGAAAATAAAGCCAGACCTATATATATTGTAAAAGATAGTAATAAAAAAATGGTGGATAATAAATTAAACAGATTATAATATAGCTAGAGTGTATGCAAATACACTCATTTTTATTACATGTATAAAAATGTTTATATATTGCACTTTTATCATAAATGTATTAAATATATCTCATTGTTAATAAGCTATTATTTATTGAATAATATGGTTATGTTATAATAATTTAGTTGTCATTTCCTCCACTCGTAAGAGAAAGGAGGTGACATTCTGTGGAGATATTAATCACTATTTTGGTATCTGTTGTAGCTGATATTATAGCCTGTTTTATTGGCAAATGGCTTAACAAATACATAAAAAAATGACAACAAATAAAAAAGGAACGCTGACACGTTCCTTTTTTACATTCTGTGGCTTAATCACTATTTGCCTAAGCACATTATATATTATGGTAAAAAAAAAATCAAGTATTCACAAAGTTAATGATGCTTAATAATTAAGTATAATATTTATAGGAAGAAATTATTATATTTACTACGATATTTGTCTTATAGAAAGATGATTAATATATGATAATAACTAAGTTTTAAGGCTTTAATATTATCTTGATAGAAATTAAGAGGAGATGGAAAAATAAAGCCAGTAAATAAATTAAGTAGGGCATTAATAGTCGTATTATTTTGTTTTATTGGTATATATTTTTAAAAAAACAGATGAGCAAAAAGCAGTAAATGTCGATATTAATAATGAACTATTAGAAGATAGTATTGGAATAAGTATGACTAAACTTGATTATGTTTCGCAAAAATAGGTTATACTTCATGATTATTATGGACTATTTGTTTATGATATAGTGAATCGCTTAATATATTGTGCGTTAGATTTAAAATATTATGATATGGATAGTATAAAGGAGATCAAGCATGTAATATATATTTTGCTGATAACTATATATATTATCTAATGGCAATAAAACAGATAGATCGTTTAGATAATTTTTCTCCAAATAAGTCAATTAAAAATACTGCTGATTTAAAAAGTACATTCCAGATTATAAGGATAATTAAGGAATGTTTAGTACTAGTTAGCGTTATTTTCAAAAGCAACTTGTCTATTTAAAACCTGAAATACTTTTAATAAAGGATATTGAGTTAGTGATTGATGATGTTGTGAATAATACAACTAAATCTATGTATTTGATAAAAATGTAACTGAAAATTAATAAGTATTTATAATTAAGTATTCGGTGTTAAGAAAGTTAGATTTGATTCAAGGTAATTTTATTTGGGGGATATATTCTCCTTATATGTTTTATAAAATAAAAAATTTAACAAAATAACTCTTTATATAATGAGTTATTTTGTTAAACATAATTTTATTTCCAGTTTTTGTAACTAATCCAATTTTCATAAGGAAACATGTGTTTTAAATTATGGCATACTTTTTTTTGTGATTTATAATATTTAACTAAATCATTTTTTTGTTTTAATGTTTTTTTATTGTAAGTAGGAATCATAGGTAAAACAGGGTTGTTTTTTTGATAATAATTACCAAAGTATTTTAAGTTATCTGTTTGTTTGAGATTCTTTACAATGTTTGTAACAATTGTACTGGTCATTTTATGATGCTGATGACCATATTCTCCTTTAGGATTATGAGTAACAATTGTTTTAAATTGTTTCTTAGATAATAAATATTTCAAATCATTGATAATATTTTTGTATGATGTTTTCCAATCATCTCGTTTATTATTTGTTTTATCAGGATAATCAAGAATAATACCCTGATTATGTGTTTTATTCATCACCTCATTAAATTCTTTTTTTCTAGTTTTGTTATTGCCATTAGTTAAACAAATCACTAGATATTTATCTTTAAGTAAATGACCGCCACCCCAAATTGTTTCATCATCTGGATGAGCAACAATCATAATATTTTGATATGTATCAATATCAATTTGATCAAAAATTTGTTGATGGATAATATTGTTATTTGATAAATCAATATTTGTATATCCATTTAAAAGAATTAAACATAATAATATTATTTTTTTCATATTTAAATTCTATCATGATTGCAAATTAATATAATAAAGGCTTTCTTAAAATTACTTAAGATTAAATAAATTATTTTTAAACTATTTTTATTTTAGTTAATGAATGATAAAATATAATAAACAGAGCAATTATTATAAAGGAGATAAGATGAAATTATATTATAAAGGTAAATATGATTTAAATCCTGAATCATTACCTCATGGAAATCATAAACCAGGAGCAGTTATGTTTCAAGAACCTAAAGATAGTAAAACTTTATCATTACTTTTAACTAAAATAAGTTTAATAATTATTGTTGTATTAGGAATTATTGCAATTATTCGATGTAAAAATTATTTAACAAATTCTTTTTGGCAAATACTTTTTGGATGTGTTGCACCAATATTAATAATCTTTCCTCATGAGATATTACATGCTATTTGTTTTAAAGAGAATGTATATTTATACACAAATTTAGCACAAGGAATGTTATTTGTAACTGGTGTTGAGTCGATGAGTAAATCAAGGTATGTTTTTATGTCGTTATTACCAAATATTGTTTTTGGTTTGGTTCCTTATATTATTGGATTAATATTTCCAAATTTGATTTTCTTTGTTGTATTTGGAATCATTTCAATTAGTATGGGAGCAGGAGATTATTATAATACATATAATGCTATAACTCAGATGCCAAAAGGAGCAAAAACATATTTGTATCAATTTAATTCTTATTGGTATATACCATAATTTAAACAAATCTTCAGTCGATCTTAATTATGTAAAAATATATGGAGTACGACAGAATAAATTTAGCAAATAAACAAAATAAATATTGTATTTATACAATTAATATGATAATTTAAAGATATAGAGATAATTTAAAATAATTATTTATTTAATCAATACCTGTTAACGGGTTTATAATCTGATCATTATATGAAATGTAAATAAGGCATAAGCCTAATCCCTAAAGGGCTAGATTACGTTTATAATCTGATCATTATATGAAATGTAAATAAAACTTTGTTTTAATTAAATTAAACTAAAAGTTAGTTTATAATCTGATCATTATATGAAATGTAAATAAGAACCGTTGCACTAACTGTACAATAGCTAATACGTTTATAATCTGATCATTATATGAAATGTAAATATTTATAAAAGTATGATTGATGAATGGAAAGAATTGTTTATAATCTGATCATTATATGAAATGTAAATACAAAAAGAAAAACAAAACGCGGTATTTTAAGATTTGTTTATAATCTGATCATTATATGAAATGTAAATAATGGAAAAGATTATATATTGTTCTACTTGAAGGTTAGTTTATAATCTGATCATTATATGAAATGTAAATCAGGATTTAGGATTTAAATATATTCCTAGTGAACAAGTTTATAATCTGATCATTATATGAAATGTAAATTCCTGAAGAGATTTAACACGATTTAGCAAAGGATGTGTTTATAATCTGATCATTATATGAAATGTAAATCAACTAGCATGATATCTGTTACATAATTTGCCCAATTGTTTATAATCTGATCATTATATGAAATGTAAATAAATCAATATTTAGGCGCACTTTACTACGTAAAGCTGTTTATAATCTGATCATTATATGAAATGTAAATATACCACTTTGCTTTACAAAACGTAAATCATCAAGTGTTTATAATCTGATCATTATATGAAATGTAAATAATATCATTGTTATTGAAAATATCACTAACGCCTAGTTTATAATCTGATCATTATATGAAATGTAAATCCCTCTGTTACTTCTTTCCATCCTTGTGGATACGTTGTTTATAATCTGATCATTATATGAAATGTAAATATTGAACCTGTGTCGCTACCTACTGCACCGATTGAGTTTATAATCTGATCATTATATGAAATGTAAATACACATGGGACAATTGCATAATCATTGTATTCAGAAGTTTATAATCTGATCATTATATGAAATGTAAATATTATTTACACCAAAATTATTAATTATGATGATATTGTTTATAATCTGATCATTATATGAAATGTAAATTATGATACCAAAACTAACACTGTCATTGATGCAGAAAGTTTATAATTTGATCATTATATGAAATGTAAATAGCAGAGTTACTGCCCATAAAGGTATGCTTTCTAAAGTTTATAATCTGATCATTATATGAAATGTAAATTTCTTTATGGTGGCGTTCTTGCAGATAGTATGTTTCGCGTTTATAATCTAACTAATCATTATATGAAATACTAGACATTGGTGGTCTAACTCCTAAACCTAAAAAGGTTTATAATCTAACTAATCATTATATGAAATGTGTTAGACTAAATTGGATATTATAGGAGAATTATTATAATTTAGTAAAAGTGGGATAATCTAAAATAGTAAGAAATAGAAGAATTTATAGTACTAAATTAAAAACTTGTAGAGTTGTAGTAAACCTAGTGCTGAGTTAGTTTGTGAATATGAATTAATTCTTTTTACTTTATTTTCATAGATTAATAAATATGATCTTAACTA
Coding sequences:
- a CDS encoding PIG-L family deacetylase yields the protein MKKIILLCLILLNGYTNIDLSNNNIIHQQIFDQIDIDTYQNIMIVAHPDDETIWGGGHLLKDKYLVICLTNGNNKTRKKEFNEVMNKTHNQGIILDYPDKTNNKRDDWKTSYKNIINDLKYLLSKKQFKTIVTHNPKGEYGHQHHKMTSTIVTNIVKNLKQTDNLKYFGNYYQKNNPVLPMIPTYNKKTLKQKNDLVKYYKSQKKVCHNLKHMFPYENWISYKNWK
- a CDS encoding YfhO family protein encodes the protein MKRKQIYPYIFLTCLALIMVVVIIPSKNIFGSNTDWLSQHVNIADYLRQLILDNKSIFPDFAFNLGAGQNIYNFSYYGLLRPDILLSCLFPFIEIKNIIIIYMIFNLVVSTNLMYYWLKQKRFNFLLCIIGAIMLLSSSILFQSHRQIMFVNYMSGLLLGLIAVDQYLETRKNKLLIGSIVWIIINSYFFSVTAIFVIFSYYCFEVINKDGFEIKEILQILKPIIIAILICSVLLLPTAYVMLENHQTKAETINLINLFIPDFNLNSLLYDPYGCGLSYLSLIGLILGLTLKKTRKLTIFILLILFIPIFKFCLNGFLYPRNKILMPFIPIIIYVVVNTLNEYKQTNKKINIALLMLFILPVVIVINKPLIALDIAICLIGIIIYLKLDHQALLILTVMPLLVCYATNQQESYVTKKTYNQVNKLSNVKVENNYRYDSFKQSLNTVNQGNNTYRTSIYSSINNNLYNHFYYDVIKNPISIRNRVACISNSNIFFQGLLGVKTVYSEDVVPIGYRQIETNLYENNNVLPLVYATSNSYDNKQFNELQFPDTLDTIYNNVIVENGHKDYQSKIKNIDLNTSINYQSNNLKITKIDNGYQIDTKNNSKLELNLNTILENKILIIEFDIKDVKYIEKLDTTIKINGIKNKLSSINAAYPNNNTHFTYIISQNEPLDKLQLEFSQGHYNLKNIKTYILDYDVIKNRHNNVDALKGVYNQDGFVARGEIDVSKDGYLVTSFPYQKGFSVLIDGKEVESECVNTAFLGTKISKGKHDVEIVFNAPMKNIGLCLSFGGLVLFVVQGRKKDEERFKRVD
- a CDS encoding DUF3267 domain-containing protein, whose protein sequence is MKLYYKGKYDLNPESLPHGNHKPGAVMFQEPKDSKTLSLLLTKISLIIIVVLGIIAIIRCKNYLTNSFWQILFGCVAPILIIFPHEILHAICFKENVYLYTNLAQGMLFVTGVESMSKSRYVFMSLLPNIVFGLVPYIIGLIFPNLIFFVVFGIISISMGAGDYYNTYNAITQMPKGAKTYLYQFNSYWYIP
- a CDS encoding glycosyltransferase family 2 protein, with protein sequence MDKISVIVPCYNEEEVLPLFHREVTKELNKINNIDYEILFIDDGSHDQTIEILRELCVKDNHCNYYSFSRNFGKEAAMFAGLEKSTGDYCVIMDADLQHPPKLLAPMYHAVSQEGYDCCAGKRMDRSGEGKIRNFLSKSFYKVIQCFSKFDMSDGAGDFRMMSRLMVNSILEIREYNRYMKGLFSYVGFDTKWIPFNNVERVAGSTKWNFKSLFSYALEGIFSFSTAPLKLAGIVGIILFIGSILLSLYTAISTLLYGNDVSGYTTIVCLILFLSGTQMLFIAILGEYISKDYMENKARPIYIVKDSNKKMVDNKLNRL
- a CDS encoding GtrA family protein is translated as MKKDLKELISYIIVGGCTTLVNFIIYWLLIKLVHQGWLVANVISWIGAVIFAFFANRQYVFKSENDASKEAYQFFMLRLATLVVESTLLFIFIQLFSLDEMISKIFVSIVTVVSNYVFCKFRIFVKGEEYGQN